The Sporosarcina ureae genome includes a region encoding these proteins:
- the resA gene encoding thiol-disulfide oxidoreductase ResA — MKNKKNRLIMRSVILFLLAAAIIFAVYTSFAKEKYNVLQVGDDAPDFSLIDLDGEKHQLSAYRGQGVFLNFWGTWCAPCKKEMPAMGRQYQVYKDQGVQILAVNIAEPDLKVRTFAKQYGMVFPTLIDTTKSVMQTYNVKPLPTTLLINPDGKIVKIITGEMSENDIKGYMEQIKP, encoded by the coding sequence TTGAAAAATAAAAAGAATCGTTTAATCATGAGATCAGTCATATTATTTCTTTTAGCAGCCGCCATAATATTTGCAGTATATACAAGTTTTGCAAAAGAAAAATATAATGTTTTACAAGTCGGGGATGATGCGCCAGACTTTTCACTTATTGATTTGGATGGGGAAAAGCATCAGTTATCAGCGTATAGAGGTCAAGGTGTCTTTTTAAACTTTTGGGGAACTTGGTGTGCACCCTGTAAAAAAGAAATGCCCGCAATGGGTCGGCAATACCAAGTTTATAAAGACCAAGGCGTTCAAATACTGGCGGTTAACATTGCTGAACCGGATTTAAAAGTTCGAACATTCGCTAAGCAGTACGGAATGGTGTTTCCTACTTTAATTGATACAACAAAAAGTGTCATGCAAACGTATAATGTAAAACCACTGCCAACAACGCTTCTTATTAATCCAGATGGGAAGATTGTAAAGATTATAACAGGGGAAATGTCTGAAAATGACATTAAAGGTTATATGGAACAGATTAAGCCCTAA
- a CDS encoding rod shape-determining protein, producing the protein MDNVIILTGEEAVLRNIDKFISEETQIAAGPIDCTANEIGVVLEYIHLFKTKEK; encoded by the coding sequence ATGGATAATGTGATAATATTAACAGGCGAAGAAGCTGTGTTACGTAATATAGATAAATTTATTAGTGAAGAAACTCAAATAGCTGCAGGCCCTATCGATTGTACAGCAAACGAAATAGGGGTAGTTTTAGAATATATTCATTTATTTAAAACTAAAGAAAAATAA
- a CDS encoding rod shape-determining protein: protein MLCAPSGVTTLERLAVINAAKQAGTQYIFLIEKAFAAAIGSGLPLWEQSSSMVVDIGASTTEIREISLGGLIISHTICVAVNEMD, encoded by the coding sequence ATGCTTTGTGCTCCATCAGGGGTAACAACGTTAGAACGGCTTGCTGTGATTAATGCAGCTAAACAAGCAGGGACTCAGTATATCTTTTTGATTGAAAAGGCGTTTGCTGCAGCAATTGGTTCTGGTTTACCACTATGGGAACAATCGTCCAGCATGGTTGTTGATATTGGAGCTAGCACAACAGAAATCAGGGAAATTTCTTTAGGTGGATTAATAATTAGTCACACCATATGTGTGGCTGTTAATGAGATGGATTAA
- a CDS encoding IS110 family transposase: protein MNFTQNAKINQVTDQTLVIGMDIAKRTHYACMVDERGLILKKSFPVHQSSHGFEYFYECILNAKKQFGKSDVIIGIEPTGHYWLNLAYFLDDRGIPLVVCNPMHVKKSKELDDNLQTKNDAKDALVIARLVKDGRYSYPRILRETEAELRVGSTLKGNLTEELNAIKNKMIRWTDRYFPEFQGIFPAFGKMALAVLECTPFPSEIVNQEPSELLATYRTVEGMKSPQLPKTKKLIENARTSIGVTEGQQMARIEIATLVQRYRQLEKELASLQEQLTAFIQATVEYEYLQTVPGLGDATIIDLLSEIGSFAHYNHPRQLLKLAGLTLRENSSGQHKGQKRISKRGRSQLRALLFRVMMPMIRHNQAFKQLHEYYTTRQVNPLRKKQSIVVLCGKLLKVLHAICTKHMVFDAKQMMRDIPTLERAA, encoded by the coding sequence ATGAATTTTACGCAAAACGCAAAGATTAATCAAGTCACGGATCAGACGCTAGTTATCGGAATGGATATCGCCAAGCGCACACATTACGCCTGCATGGTCGATGAACGTGGCCTGATTCTTAAGAAATCGTTCCCTGTTCATCAATCAAGCCATGGGTTCGAATACTTCTATGAGTGTATTCTAAACGCTAAGAAACAATTTGGTAAAAGTGATGTCATCATAGGTATTGAACCTACCGGCCACTATTGGCTCAACCTGGCTTACTTTCTCGATGATCGGGGCATCCCCCTCGTCGTATGCAACCCCATGCATGTAAAGAAGTCCAAGGAGCTGGACGACAATCTTCAAACAAAGAACGATGCAAAAGATGCCCTCGTCATCGCCCGTTTGGTGAAAGATGGACGTTACAGCTACCCTAGAATTTTAAGGGAGACAGAGGCAGAACTACGGGTTGGTTCGACTTTGAAAGGTAATCTTACTGAAGAATTGAACGCGATAAAAAACAAGATGATTCGCTGGACTGATCGGTACTTTCCCGAGTTCCAAGGAATATTTCCAGCGTTTGGTAAAATGGCGCTAGCCGTTTTGGAATGTACTCCATTCCCATCTGAGATAGTGAATCAGGAACCGTCAGAACTACTGGCAACCTACCGGACGGTAGAGGGGATGAAATCTCCCCAGTTGCCGAAGACAAAAAAGCTCATTGAAAATGCACGTACTTCTATAGGCGTAACAGAAGGACAACAGATGGCCCGTATTGAAATTGCCACACTTGTTCAACGTTATCGCCAACTTGAGAAGGAACTGGCATCGCTTCAAGAACAGCTGACAGCGTTTATTCAAGCTACAGTTGAGTACGAGTATCTCCAAACAGTCCCAGGACTTGGAGACGCAACCATCATTGATTTACTATCGGAAATCGGCAGTTTTGCCCATTATAATCATCCACGCCAATTATTGAAACTTGCGGGATTAACATTGAGGGAAAATTCTTCCGGACAGCACAAGGGACAGAAACGAATTTCCAAAAGGGGAAGAAGTCAGCTGCGTGCACTACTCTTCCGTGTCATGATGCCGATGATTCGGCACAACCAAGCATTTAAACAACTGCACGAGTATTACACAACCAGACAAGTGAATCCATTACGCAAGAAACAGTCCATTGTAGTTCTCTGCGGAAAACTACTGAAAGTACTGCACGCAATCTGTACGAAGCACATGGTATTTGACGCTAAGCAAATGATGAGGGACATTCCCACGCTCGAAAGAGCTGCCTAA
- a CDS encoding metal ABC transporter solute-binding protein, Zn/Mn family — MYKKIVVIIVSFTIVLLAACSNKGSEKESADQLSVYTTVYPLQYFTERIGGNHVDVKSIYPTGVVEDTFDPSQKELMSLANSDLFFYIGLGLEGFVENAEKTLENEHVKMVATSEAITEEMLGGEHLDEEHVHDDGNLDPHVWMSPILSDALAFSIKEALIELAPDKKDEFENNFENLRDDLLKLDREFIDMVSNTSKKRFFVSHATFGYIAETYGLEQVAIAGLNSQSKPSQKQLASFVEYAKAEDVKYIFFEPNVSSKLIEVLRKEIGAESLMLHNIRVLTDDDVKNKEDYFSLMNYNIRTLEKALSDE; from the coding sequence ATGTATAAAAAAATAGTCGTAATTATTGTATCATTCACAATTGTACTGCTTGCAGCTTGTAGCAATAAAGGGAGTGAGAAAGAGAGCGCAGACCAACTATCCGTTTACACAACCGTGTACCCACTTCAGTATTTTACAGAACGAATTGGTGGTAATCATGTCGATGTAAAATCAATCTATCCGACAGGTGTAGTGGAGGATACTTTTGATCCTTCACAAAAAGAATTAATGTCCCTTGCTAATTCGGATTTATTCTTTTATATCGGACTTGGTCTTGAAGGTTTTGTAGAAAATGCCGAGAAAACGCTGGAGAATGAACATGTAAAAATGGTTGCTACATCTGAAGCAATAACAGAAGAAATGCTTGGTGGGGAACATCTTGATGAAGAACACGTACATGATGACGGCAACCTCGATCCACATGTATGGATGTCACCCATTTTGAGTGACGCACTTGCTTTTTCCATTAAAGAGGCTTTAATCGAACTAGCCCCGGATAAAAAAGATGAGTTCGAGAATAACTTTGAAAATTTACGGGATGATCTACTTAAACTAGATCGAGAGTTTATAGATATGGTATCAAATACATCCAAAAAAAGATTTTTCGTTTCACACGCTACATTTGGCTATATAGCCGAAACGTACGGCCTTGAGCAAGTCGCAATTGCTGGGTTGAATTCGCAAAGTAAACCTTCTCAAAAACAACTAGCATCCTTTGTAGAATACGCGAAAGCAGAAGATGTAAAGTATATTTTCTTTGAACCAAACGTGTCCTCAAAGTTAATAGAAGTACTACGAAAAGAAATCGGAGCCGAATCACTAATGCTCCATAATATTAGGGTATTGACGGATGACGACGTAAAAAATAAAGAAGACTACTTCTCATTAATGAACTACAATATTCGAACGCTTGAGAAAGCTCTGAGCGATGAATAA